In the Zingiber officinale cultivar Zhangliang chromosome 5A, Zo_v1.1, whole genome shotgun sequence genome, atatatcttccaggtTGCGTCCGGCTTAGCGTTTTGGACCTCTGTGACAATCAGCTAAGACTTGGGCCTTGATTGCCGTCCACGACTGATACTATATGTCAAACTCGTTCAGCTCAGTGGAtcagccgtccggatgcttctgggTTAAGGACTTTCCCAAGTGCATTGTTGGTCACCACCATGATGGGATATGAGAGAAAATACGGACGAAGCCTCCGAGTGGCGAGTACTAGCGCATGCACCAATTTTTCGAGACCTGTATAGCAAGAttctgcatctttcaatatatggctaaGAAAGTACACCGATTGTTGTTCAGAGCCGTTCTATCGCACCAATGTCGAGCCAACAGCATGTTCTGTGGATGACAAATAAATCCAGAGCGACTCTCCGGCATTGGGCTTTGCCAATACCAAAGTTGTCAAAGGCGAGCATGAGGCGCGCCTCAGGCGTTGGGCGAGGCTGCATCGCCTCAGGGAACCATCGGGTGTCGAGGATGGCCAGGCGAGCACTTGCTGCGCCTTTGTCTCCCTTTGCTCGAGGCGCAAAGCGGTGGAAAGGCATCGCCTTTCCACTAGGGTACAAGGGTTTTTTTTAATGACCTAATCACCCAAAGCCCATAGAAGTCCAACCTATGATTAATTTCCTCTTCTCTATGGGCAAGAGACGATACAAATTCTCTACATGCACGACGGTACGTCTCCTCTTCCCTATTTCCTTTGAAATTGATTCGAAGCTTCACTGCTTCAGCGACGTTTTTCCATAGTTTCTCCTCTGCCCGTGGACCTTTTCCTCATACTCTGAAGTTTCGTGCAGGTTGCCTGCAAGACGTAAGTTCCTTTGATCCTGCCCAAATTGTCCAATACTTATTTACTATCATATATTATTAGTATATTACTAATCGACTCCCTTGTTAAGTTTTGTTCTTGTCAATACTAATCGGTCCCCTTGTTAAGTTGTTCTTGTCAATTAGGTATGGCTTCTCAACAGCAATCAGAAAATCAAAACACACATTCAGACGATGATAATAAGAGAGACCCTGGTTGGAAGCATTGTTATTTGAAAAACCCGAAAGATTCTAATAGTGTGACACGTAGGTTTTGTGGGTTCACTTCCAATAGAGGAATTTTTCGAGCCAAACAACATATTGCTGGAAATTCAAAAAATGTTAGAAAATGCAAAGAATGCCCACAAAGTGTCCGTGATGAACTGTTGAACTATATGAATTAAAAGAAGAAACAAACGTTGCGAGCTTGTGGTGGAATGAAGCAAGATTTTTGCTTTCTTGAtgttgatgaagatgaagaagatgcaCAGGCAGTACAACCAAGTTCTAAAGAAAGCAAAAAGCAAAGTTTGACTTCGACAGAGGAGATTGTGAGTGGTAGTGTTAAAGGGCCAATGAACCTCTTTATTACGAAGAAGAAAACCAAAGGGGGGAAATTGAGGCAAACAAGCATAAATGATGCATGTGACAAAGAGCTTAGAGATCGAACAGTTCAAAAGATAGCCCGTTTCATGTATCAAGCTGCGATTTCTTTCAATGCTGCCCATTTAGATAGCTTCAAGGAAATGATTGAAGCCATAGGTCAGTATGGGCCGAATTTGAAACCACCAAGTTATCATGAATTGAGGGTACCCCTTTTACAGAAGGAAATTGTCTACACAAATGAGTTGTTGAAAGAAAacaaagatgaatgtgagaaatATGGTTGCTCAATTATGTCTGATGGATGGACTGATAGGAAACAGAGGACATTGATCAACTTTTTGGTTAATTCACCCAAAGGAACAATGTTCTTGGAATCTGTGGATGCATCCGCCCATGTCAAGACTAGAACCCTACTATATGAGTTGCTTGATAGATTTGTAGAACGTGTGGGGGAGAAAAATGTTGTGCAAGTGATTTCAGATAATGGCAGCAATTATGTTTTAGCTGGTATGTAAAGTTAACAAACTCtactatttaatatttatttgattGGTGAATGTTCATTCATTTTTTCCTCACTGATAAATGAATATGTTTATGTCAACCttcttttactttttatttttttgtaggcAAGCTTTTATAGGCAAAAAGATCGAATTTGTTTTGGACTCCATGTGCTGCTCATTGTATTGATTTGATGCTAGAGGATATTGGAAAAATTGAGGTGGTTCGAAAGACTATTTCTAGAGCAATTGCTCTTGTTGGCTTTATTTACAATCATGGAAGTGTTTTGCACATGATGAGAGAATGTACTGAAAATAAGGAGCTGGCAAGACATGGAGTCACCCGCTTTGCTACTACATTTCTCACTTTTCATGCCTTCTTTTTGGAATAATGTGACATACACACTTAAAGTGATGTGTCATCTAGTGATGGTTCTTCGCATTGCTGACAATGAAACAAGGCCAGCGATGGGTTATATTTATGAAGCTATGGATAGAGCAAACGAAACAATTCTGAAGTCCTTTGATAACAATAGAGAGAAATGTAAAAATGTGTTGGACATTATTGATAGTAGATGGGATCGTCAGCTTCATCATCCTTTGCATGCAGCGGGATACTACTTAAACTCGTATTTTTACTATCACAATCCGAAAGTTGAGACGGATACAGAAGTAACAAATGGATTGTTTGCATGCATACAAAGATTGATTCCAAGCCCTGAACTGAGGGATAAGATTATTATGGAGGAGTTGCCGGTATATAAGAACTCAGAGTCATTGTTCGGCAATGAATTTGCCATTAGAGCAAGGAATAATAAAGACCAACCAATGACACCTGGTATGTATTTTGTTTCCAAAAAGTTAAATAGTTAAACTTAAATATCAAATGAAAATAGTGAAATACATTGTTTTTTCAGCGAACTGGTGGAAAATGTTTGGCAATGGTACTCCGAATTTGAAAGAATTTGCTATCAAAGTTCTTAGCCTCACATGTAGTGCTTCGGGTTGTGAAAGGAATTGGAGCATATTTGAGCATGTGAGTAAATGCCAGTACATGACTTCTTTcacttttcttttcaatttatagTTTGCTTACTCTAAAAGTATGATGGTTCCATCATATGTGGCACAGTTACATTCAAAGAAAAGgaatagactcgatcacaagaaACTACATGATTTGGTGTACGTGAAGTACAATCAAACACTCAAGGCTTGTGCGGTTAAGAAGGATAAAGGAGATCCTATAGTTTTGAGGAATATTGATGATTGCAATAATGAGTGGTTGACTGGAATGATGGAAGCTGGTGAGGAACCTATTTTTGATGACGATGATGACACTTTAACATGGAACGTTGTAGCAGAGGCTATTGGAGTAGAAGAAGTGATAAGACATACTAGGCAACAACAGACCTTAAACCCTATTTATAGGGGAGCTTCAACTTCAACTTCTAGAGGCAAAGGTAGGGGAGACGAAGAGGCAGGGCAACAAGCCAAACTACTCGTACTCTACAATCACTAGTGGATAAAAATGAAGAATCTACTAACGAGGGAGAGTTTGATGATGACGTGTTAAAAGATTATTATTCAGACATTGATGAAAACGTGGAGGATGGTGATGGGGATGAAATGATTGAATTGGAAAATGATTGATCTGAGTCTAGTTtgttttggaaaaataaaattgTCTAGCATAAGATTTAGATGTGTTGTTTTATTGACAATATtgagttatttttatttttatttttgcttgAAACTTTATTGTTTTAGATGTTTATATAGTTTATTAttgttaatagttgatttttagaagaatataaatatataatatattttctatgCATTATCACCTCGTGGCTAGGCGATCGCTTTTTGTTGCCTAGGCGTTCAGGCGCTAGGCACCGACTTGTCGCCTTGGCCTCGCCTAGCGCTTTGACAACTTTGGCCAGTACAAGTAGGGAGGTAAGATATTTCTTAAGTTCTTCCAAGGCTTTGTCACACTCCGCGTCCTATTGGAATTTCGTCGCGCGCCGTAGGATCTTGAAGAACGAGTGACTCCGGTCAGACGATCCGTCCGATCAgccgttgggcctccttcaagttaCGGGGCGGTGACATGTCCTGCAATGCCTTCACTTTGCTCGGATTTGCCTTAATTCCCTGTTCGATGACGATATAACCCAGGAAGCGACCACTCTTTGCTCCAAACTGTACTTGTTTGGATTCAACTTTATTCCATATGCCCTCAGAGTTTGGCAAGTTTCTTCAATATATACGCAAAGGTTAGTGGCTCGGAGAAATTTTATCaagatgtcatcgacatataccttcaTGTTACGACCGATTTGctttcggaacaccttgttcatccaTCTTTGATAAGTGGCGCCGGCGTTCTTCAATTTGAACGACGTGACATTGTAGTAGTATGTCCGTCGAccataatgaagctgaccttctcttgatcttcacgagcgagcgacacttggtggtagccttggtatgcatcaaGCATGCAGATCAACTCCCAGCCcaccgtggagtccaccatttgatctattCGGGGCaaaggatagaagtccttcgggcagaaTTTGTTTAAAttgcggaagtcgatgcagactcgccacttgttgcctggcttggagaccagcacgacGTTGGCAGCTTGGAGATTACACTACCGGCTTCCAGTAATTTTTCTATCTTCGCTCGGATGATTTGATTCTGTTCcgagctgaagtccctcttcctctgcttcaccgaCTGAGCATCTAGTGGGACATAAAGCTCGTGCTGAGCTATGCTCGGCAAGATGTCCGGGAGCTCGTGAGTTGACCAGGTAAACACGTCATGATTTTGCCTAAGGCAAGCaaccaactctgccttcttctcatCTGTCAAGTTGGCGGCGACAAATGTTGTGGCTTCCGACCGGCTAGGATGGATATGAACtttctccttttcatcataaaccAGCGCAGACggttcctccatggttgtgttcACCTCCAAACGTTGAGTCTTCTGAGCGGCTTTTGCCTctgacttgaccatctcgacgtagcactGTCGAGCGGCTAATTGGTCTCCCTTGACTTCGCCAACCGCATTATCCACTGGAAATTTAAtcttctggtagaaggtggacaCTACGGCATGGAACTCGTTTAGGGCTAGTCGACCCAATATTATGTTATAGGCGGACAgcgcatcaaccacgatgaagttcGTAGTCCTTGTCCTTTTGAGAggctcctctccgagcgatatGGGCAATCGAGCCTAGCCGATCGGTAATACTCATTgctcgtaaacccgtagagcggggtcgtcatgggatGCAATTCGCTCCGGTCGATTTATACCTGGTCGAACGtcttcttgaaaatgatattcACCGAGCTACCTGTATCCACGAAAGtttggtgaatagtgtaattagctattGCCACTCGGATGATCTCGGTGTCATCGTGAGTGATCTCCACTCCGTCTAGGTCCCGAGGGACAAAGCTGATCTCTGGTCCTTCGGTCTTTTCCTTGTTGCATCCCACAGCATGTACCTCCAGTCACCGAGCGTGTACCTTCCAGGTTGGAATCACCGTGGGTCGGTCCCCTGACGTTCATTCCTATCTCACCCCTAGCGGCATTGCTTCGGGTTTTCTCCTCTCGAGTCGAGGGTCTAGTCCGCTCAGTCGAAGTTCGGACGGGAATTGTGTTACTTCATTGTTGAGGTTGTCGTCGACGTCGTTCAGATGCCATTCTTTCTTCTTCCCACTGCCTGCCTGATCGTCGTCGATCGGAAGACGGTGAGCGACGACGATATCCCTGAGGAACCGGTTGGCTTTCAATGGGCCTTAAGTCGTAGCAATCACGCGTATTCTGTGTCGCCGATTGATGAAAGGAGCAAAACAATGACGTCCATGACTTGCGTTTCGCAGCTTTCGGACGATTAGCTGTCACGTGCTATACAGCATGGGCTCGGGGCTCTTGGTGCGGCTGTCCTATTTCCTCTCGGGGGCCCTTTGGTGGTCGATGGTTGCTCGTTGGCTGTTGTTCAGGAGGTGCAATCTTCTCGGCGGACACTTCCTTCATGCCGTTTGAGCCtcctccacgtttatgtattcgatGGTGCGCCTGAGCAGGTGATCGAAATCTTTTGGCGGCCTCCGGATGAGCGAGCGAAAGAACTCGCCCTCTAAAAGTTCCTACGAGAAGACACTTACTAATAAATACGGAGAGACTGATGGGATATCTATGGTCACttggttgaacctcttgatataGATTCTCAGTgcctccttgggcccttgcttcagaGCGAACAAGATAACGTTCGTCTTCTGGTAGCGGTTGCTGCTGGTAAAATGATGTAGAAACGCCGTTCGGAAGTCCCTGAAGCTGCGGATTGATTCGATCGGCAAGCGCCTAAACCACCTTTATGTTGATCCAGAGAGAGTGgtaaggaagacccgacacttcacccatTGGTATATTGGTGGAGCATGACCATGTTATCAAACCTAGTCTGGTGGTCCTTTGGGTCGGTCATCccattgtactctccgatcgtcAGTGGAGTATAATGTCAGGGTAGTGGGCCGTCTAGAATCCCCTGAGAGAATTActggttgatccgttcgggcgaaTCATCGGTTCTTGGTGCTTTTCCTTTCCGCACATCCCAGACGGGCACGTTGTCGGAAGAGGATCCTTGTTCCCTTTCCGCTCGGCCTTATTCTTCTGAAGGAGTATGGAATAACGTCTGATGAAAGGGAATTGACGCATTCGGTGGATCCCCATATGTGCCGGTCGACTTCTTATTCTGCCCCCAAACGGATATATTCTCCACTCGGTTTCTATATCCGGCTTGCTGCCCCGCTGCTAACGCCGTAGGTTCATTTATGTGTCGCTCAACCATCGTCTGTTATTGTTGCTCCAACATTTTGGCCGCTCGGGCTAGTATCAGCATATCCAACTCCTCCTTTGTCAGCGTCACCGTCGTCAGTCGTCCGACGCCCTCCATCTTCACATCTTAGATACAGGCTACGTTTCCACAGACAACGCCaatatgatcctatccgaaaacGGTGAAGAAGGCTTGTTGGGGATGTGACTCTTCTGTTGACCTTGAGAAGTCTCCGCTCCAATTTCATGAAGACTCCGCTTCGATCTATAACATAAGAAATGTCAatgccgagctagggaaggggtcctcggcaTTGATCCTCAGATGCTCAAGTTAGTCAACGGAATAGTAGAAGAAGGCAGAGAAACGTAGCAGCAGTGAAAACACAAGCGCGAATAGTGAATAGCACATATCTTCGCCGGTGTATGAACCCTCTCTTTATATAGTGCTATAGTAAGCAATGTGCACGCTGCTTAAGGCGCGGGTACGTTCTCCAaactgtcctatgaaaggacatgtcatAAAAGTATTTCTGATATCATACCTTAATAGGGCATGCAAATCCtcacaagacagtagaagcttctgtcGTATGATCTGCCTGTTGACCATGCCATGTTGTCAGTGACATTACCTCCCAGAGGGATATTAGGAGATATGGGAGGGGTCTcactgtttggccgagcggagtGTCCGCTCGGTCGGGAATCCCCGCCTGGTCGACCTTAGCtgctttttcttgtagtgacttgATTCGGCTAATCATGTATGGCCCGATCGGGCATGAGCTCCGGTCGACCTGGCACTTATTCGGTCAGTTGCGAGAATCTGATGTTCTAGGTATACTGATCCCGTTCGGACGAGATCCACTCCGCTGAGCTCCCTGGCCGACCAGACCAATCAAGCTCGATCGACAGTTGAAGTTGACCTCCACTCGGCCCACTTTTGGTGAGCTTGTTCGTTCCTTGGCGTTggccaccttgactttgacctctacgtCGATTGCTATCTCCATCCTTGACCCGCACTTGGTGGCCCCCCTTATCACTGCATCAATCGAGATTGCGAATGTTCAATTGAAAagtgatatgaaagttgttcttCTAAAGCATACTTGATGAAGAGACCGGGAGAAACTGGGAGTGAAACAGAAAAAGGGCATGATACTAGAGATGTAGGATCGAATTACATAGCTAGAGAGAGGTGAATGTCTGATAACTTGAAAAATGAAAATTTCTATTCCCTTGCAAGTGCAGGGCTTATGCAAATATTAGATTATCAAGAAACTTATTTCTATTTGCTAGTGTCAGAATAAAGCAACAAAAATATGGCAACTGTAAATAAATAGATGACAATGCAATAAGAATGTTTAATGTGGTTTAGGCCACTTGTCCTACTCCATGGCCTACTGATTCATTAAGTGAATCAATCCTTGAAAACTACTATAAAGTTTCCTTCACAAGAGGCGAAAAAAGCTTCTCTTGCTACAATATTAAATGAAATGTGCAAGAGAGAAGACACAATACCAAAGATGTTGGAAATCATTTTTCATGACTTTTCTCATATTATAGCTGTTCATTCTTGTTCTTGAAGTACTGCCATAGAAAAGCCTAATTGATAGATTGGAAATCATCCTGGATGGTACATGATGCTGCCAATTAAATATTGTTATATTTGTACTTATTTATGGCTAAGTTGCTGATATAACTATTTCCACTAACATCTCTCTCGTTCCAGTCTGTACACTATTCATCTGTATGCCAATTTACTCTCCTTGCACAGATTCTGTAAGAGTAAGAGTAGCAGTTAGAGTTAGACCTAAGAACACAGAGGAACTAAACTCAGATTTCGCCGACTGTGTGGAGCTACAGCCAGAGGTTTGCTGTTTCACGGTCCAATATGAGTACCTTTATCTTATTAgtcaaattaaagttttttttgtcAAACCTAATTTGTCTTGTAGTTGAAGcgattgaaattgaaaaaaaataattggaGTTTAGAGTCCTACAAATTCGATGAAGTTTTTACTCAAAGTGCTTCTCAAAGGCGTGTTTATGAAGCTGTAGCTAAACCTGTTGTGGAGGTAAGTCATACGTGCATTTTAATACTCTGTTGCATGAGACACTATGAGATATTTAACAGGTCTATTTTAAAACTTCGGCATATTTAATATATGTGTTTGAATCTTTGTGGATCTGTACAGAGTACCATACTAATATGATTGTTGAAACTGATCAGTGCATATTTTGATATGGATATTTTGCGCCATATCTAGTTTGCATTTTTTCCTTAGTACACAAGCTTTTGATAGTGTTCCAACATATCATCGAACATGAGCTGGTTTAGCTTCATGTAGTGTTGAAAAACATTGTGTTGTTGACCTACCTATATGATCCCAGTATATGTTTTGCATCTAGtagatatttttttcaaattttcttgtttgaatttttaaatgtaaaatttaatGACACCTATTCAAGGGCCAATTTTAACATATCAGAATACTTATCTTACCAAACTTGATGCATATTACAAGTGTTATGCTTATTTATCTTTGCAATTGTTTTTTGATAATTCATTATTTGATTACCTCTCCATTTTTCCATCTTCATCTTTCTTCTTTCTAAATATCATTCAAGCCTGATGCTGAATACCGGATGCAGCTTAATCTTCTATCTCCCAGAATCATCCTGATTCCTTGTTCAGTCATACACCTTTAGTAAAATCTACAGAATGACCTTTTAATGATATGTAGTTGCATTTGGTGGACAGTCCTTCAAATTCTACAGTGCCCAGGTTCTCGGCTGGCAATGATTAATCCTTAATTATATGGAGCCCATCCAATTCTTTGTGGGACTAGGTCAATAATAAAAGCTAAAGGTTACGTTTACTTGGAGTGAAGGGATCCAAAATGGAAGGAGAGGAGGGGGAGAGAAAGGGATGTTTATTTGTGTGGATTGTTGGAGAGAAGGGAATTGATATGGGATCCCATGTCCTCTCCTTCCCATGGAACTCAATCAACCCAAATCGGATGGATTAGAGGGAGAGAAACAAGTGGTAAAAGATCATTACACCCTTTCCTCATTGTCAACTATCATTGACTGCTAAAGGCAAGTTACCAGCCAATGGTAGCCGTACTTGACATCAATGGAGCACCATTAACTATTGACCACCGCCACCACTTTTCAAATTTTGGATGGAGATATTGAGGAGAAATTGAAGAAAAGGGGAATTGATGAAAAATTTCATTCTCTCCACCTATCTCCTCATCCAAGCAAACAACTTTCAATTCCTTCTCTCCCCTCCCCTTCTCTCTCCATctattcccttttctttctcttcaaTTTCCCTCCCTTCAAGTAACCATAGCCTAAGAGTTTACCATCCTCTCATGGCTCAATGAAGGAATCTCTACagctaaataaataaatcaattaagATTATGCACTAAGATGGGATTGGTCGGTTGAACAACTGACCTTCCCCTGAGTTTTTAAATATTGCGGATTTCAGCTGGAGGCTATTGACAGAAAACTCGGCTTTGGAGCTTTTGCCTGCTGTTTGTGTTTTTGAAGCATGCCTCTCAATATATTTTCTTCACTAAAAATTCTAAAGCATGTGTTGCTGTAATGCTCTTCGATCCACACCGCTTGATTGGACAAGATGCTTTCTCTCTTGCAGATAGTTGTAAGCGTGACTCTTTTAACTACAATGGATTGCATTGAGAGGAATGGTTCTTGATGTAGCAGAATTGCATATCATATGATTGTttctcaaacatcaaaatatgattttttaattttggtATTCTTTTGGATGGTATCTTCAATGTATTCTCTATTTTGATATACCTTTGCAGAGTGTTTTAGATGGGTATAATGGGACTGTGATGGCTTACGGCCAAACAGGTACTGGTAAAACTTACACAGTTGGCCAGCTTGGTAAAAATGACCCATCTGAACGTGGTATTATGGTCAGAGCTTTGGAAGGCATATTTGCAAATACAACGGCTGGCTCAGACACTGTGACAATTTCTTATTTACAGGTTCGTACAATAGTACCTGGGTCACACTCTGCATAACAGTTGTCTACATTGTCACACTCTGCATATCATGTCCAGTTCATTGATTACATTCTCTATCTTGACATTATATTTCATTAATCGAATTTTTAAGAAGATAAATAGTAGGTTAGAATAGGataaattattgatgatttttggttttgtGATTGCCTCCAGATTTTTGAATGATTTACTAGTTAGAGCTGACAGAGCTTCTTTACCCATGAAGAATTTCAAAGAGAATTCCACTGTTGATACATTTTGTCAAATTTGagtattttgattgtcttatttatattttttccGTAGTTATATCTAGAGTCAGTACAAGATTTGTTATCACCAGAGAAGACCAATATCCCTATAGTGGAGGATCCAAAAACTGGGGAGGTGTCCTTACCTGGTTCTGCTGTTGTTCAGTTAAACGACCTTGATCATTTTTTGGAGCTGTTGCAAGCTGGTGAAGCAAATCGGCATGCGGCTAATACCAAGCTAAATACTGAATCATCTCGAAGCCATGCAATGTTAGTGGTGGGTAGAGCTGTGATTCACTCATCTTTGATGCTTTCCAAAATGaacattttagttttagttttactTTTAACATACGATTAGAGACAGTAGTGCTTAAGTATTCTGCTTCTTGTCATGTCTCTAGGTTCATGTCCACAGATCGATAGGAGGAAAAAGGGAAAATGAGATCTCATCCCTGTCTGATGGAACAAATGACAATCTAGCTTCTCACCATGTGCCACACATTTTAAAAAGCAAGTTGTTGATTGTTGACCTTGCAGGCTCTGAAAGAATAGACAAATCAGGTATGGTTCTACAGTTATAATGTGTTTTATGTTTGATTCTATTGTTCTAAGGctaatcaaaatcattttaattgcACATCTTTGTTGCATTAATTCTTTACATTATAGTTTGTATTGATGTTATTACTTCCCAACTTTTGCATCGAAACCTCTCATTGATTCATGGAAATGGAAGGTCTTTCTTGAAAACAAGATTAAATATTCAAGAAATTCAAACTATTTGAAACATGTGTAGGATTGGTATGATGATGGTTCCAAATAGCtaaaggggaggggtgaatagataATGATCTAACTCTTGTTATATACAAAAAATCAAGTTTGTTAGATAACCATGAGGTGCTCTTGTGTGCATTTGATTAATCTTGTCAAGATTGTaagatacaaaataaaaataatgctAGCATTGACACATTGGATTTTACGTGGTTCAGAGCCTAGTTGCTACTCCATAGCTTGTTGATTCGTCAAGTGAATGATTCCCACAAATCTACTAACAATCCCTCCTTTATTAAAGGCAAAGCAATCCTTTCACAATTCCAAAACCTTAGGAAGGCTTACAAGTCTCTTCTGTCAATAGGAAATGTAAAGGAAAGCTTAGAAGGAAAGTACCAAGAGCTTGTAGAAGAAAGTCATCTCTTCAAATCGTAAACCCTTGGGGTCATTCCAACATGAGCAACAAATCACAGTCAACACACAAGTGTTTTCATGCACACATTCGCAAGCCAAACAACCTGTAATACTTTTATAAGAGAATCCAACAAATCTATTTTGCTCGCCTCTAGTTGACAAGGAACACCCTAGTCAATTGATTGGGTAAAAGTAGTTTAACAACTAACAACTCTTTGGTCAGTCACTTAGGATTCGTGTTGAGTTGACTAGAATTCCTATCTAGTCGACTACTTAAACATCCAAGTTTAATGGATTTAGTTCTGGTTGACTCAAGCCTGTATAGAAATATTTATTCTCTAAACCCCTTATGTTCAGTGAACTCTCGAATCAATTGAAAACTCCAGTTGACTGAGACTCACCTCCTGTTATTTGAATCTGTTTGGAGATGAGGTGACCTCACTCAACTTATACCCTTGTAAGCTTACATAAAGCTCATGATTGAGCTTAACCATTGACTACAACTAGGAACCAAATACCCTTTGGTTAAAGGCTTCCTACAAGCCACTAAGTAATCTAGGCCCCTACATAGCCATACAAATTATCCAATAGCACGAACTCAAAAATTACATTTCACTTGTAATCTCACATAACACATTGTTTATAGATTTTCAACCTTGTTGAGACCTTCAatctctcggatgcaccaagccctcTAAGTTTGCTCCAAAATTCCTTTAGTTTGCTCCAATCTTCCATCCCTTGCTTTTCACTTATAGTCTACCTCATATCATGTTGTCTTAGTTTCCGTTGCCTTAGAGTATGCTTTACTAGTAGGAGTTTCTAGTTCCTTGGTTTCTCCACGTCATCCTTTGCCAATCAATTATGACCTCACTTGCAAGCCCTCAAGCTATTGAATCAACAATCTCAATTGCTCCATTCTCCTTGTCAAAGAAGAAttaagaaagtaaaatactggaaataAAAAAAGGTAGATCAGACAAAAATAGAAAGCACCTGAAACTTTTAAGTGATAAAGCTACCAAGACTTatagactaggattttctttCCAAGTTGAGAAAAAATTTAAGTACACATTATAAGTA is a window encoding:
- the LOC121979763 gene encoding uncharacterized protein LOC121979763; this encodes MKQDFCFLDVDEDEEDAQAVQPSSKESKKQSLTSTEEIVSGSVKGPMNLFITKKKTKGGKLRQTSINDACDKELRDRTVQKIARFMYQAAISFNAAHLDSFKEMIEAIGQYGPNLKPPSYHELRVPLLQKEIVYTNELLKENKDECEKYGCSIMSDGWTDRKQRTLINFLVNSPKGTMFLESVDASAHVKTRTLLYELLDRFVERVGEKNVVQVISDNGSNYVLAEDIGKIEVVRKTISRAIALVGFIYNHGSVLHMMRECTENKELARHGVTRFATTFLTFHAFFLE
- the LOC121979764 gene encoding uncharacterized protein LOC121979764 gives rise to the protein MVLRIADNETRPAMGYIYEAMDRANETILKSFDNNREKCKNVLDIIDSRWDRQLHHPLHAAGYYLNSYFYYHNPKVETDTEVTNGLFACIQRLIPSPELRDKIIMEELPVYKNSESLFGNEFAIRARNNKDQPMTPANWWKMFGNGTPNLKEFAIKVLSLTCSASGCERNWSIFEHFAYSKSMMVPSYVAQLHSKKRNRLDHKKLHDLVYVKYNQTLKACAVKKDKGDPIVLRNIDDCNNEWLTGMMEAGEEPIFDDDDDTLTWNVVAEAIGVEEVIRHTRQQQTLNPIYRGASTSTSRGKESTNEGEFDDDVLKDYYSDIDENVEDGDGDEMIELEND